The following are encoded in a window of Telmatobacter sp. DSM 110680 genomic DNA:
- a CDS encoding tyrosine-type recombinase/integrase: MSTSIITIFVRHGNDAKGNPCKYSGDEFSRRCNCRKHFRWTQNGTQYRRKAGTRSWEEAEEIKRQLQDQLAGRIPEQRPEDNVRTVTEAIDLFITDKKVRGVSDGVVARYRSELGRFQVYCEGENAFTVTRITRELLTGYASTWEEHYPSSNTRASVRERLRSFLRYCFECRWLDRIPAVPKVEANEPPTLPLTDAEYAKILRTIDSVRPARFDVKGVTRLLSTETKQRLRALIQLMRWSGLAIQDAVKIRKADIIQEKRGGIYRVVTARQKTGTHVSVPIPPDVAKEVLEVPSANPGYIFWTGKSKGRSQVIMWGSRYVRPLFEAAGVRSGHMVSHRLRDTFAVDLLQKGVPMEEVSKLLGHESIKTTEKHYARWVKGRQDRLDALVTGTWDVPTSRRKK; the protein is encoded by the coding sequence ATGAGCACGTCCATCATCACTATCTTTGTCCGGCACGGCAACGACGCCAAAGGGAACCCGTGCAAGTATTCTGGGGATGAGTTTTCCCGTCGCTGCAATTGCCGTAAACATTTCCGCTGGACTCAGAACGGCACCCAATACCGCCGCAAGGCCGGGACACGTTCTTGGGAGGAAGCAGAGGAAATCAAACGGCAGCTCCAAGACCAATTAGCCGGACGCATACCGGAGCAAAGACCGGAAGACAATGTCCGCACCGTTACCGAGGCCATTGACCTATTCATCACGGACAAGAAGGTGCGGGGCGTGTCTGACGGTGTGGTTGCTCGGTATAGAAGTGAGCTAGGCCGCTTTCAGGTGTATTGCGAAGGAGAAAATGCCTTCACCGTCACACGCATCACGCGAGAGCTGCTCACGGGGTACGCTTCAACGTGGGAAGAGCACTACCCCTCCAGCAACACGCGGGCCTCAGTGCGTGAGCGCCTCCGTAGCTTCTTGCGCTATTGCTTTGAGTGCCGTTGGTTGGACCGCATCCCCGCCGTGCCCAAGGTTGAAGCAAATGAGCCTCCCACACTCCCGTTGACTGACGCGGAGTATGCCAAAATTCTTCGCACGATTGACTCCGTGAGGCCCGCGCGGTTTGACGTGAAGGGCGTCACCCGATTGCTGAGCACGGAGACCAAGCAGAGATTGCGGGCGCTGATTCAACTCATGCGATGGAGCGGGCTTGCGATTCAGGACGCGGTGAAGATCCGTAAGGCGGACATTATTCAGGAAAAGCGGGGCGGCATTTACCGCGTGGTGACCGCTCGGCAGAAAACAGGGACGCATGTGTCCGTGCCGATTCCGCCGGATGTTGCCAAAGAGGTGCTTGAGGTCCCGTCAGCGAATCCTGGGTACATTTTTTGGACAGGGAAGAGCAAAGGGCGGAGTCAAGTAATCATGTGGGGCAGCCGGTACGTCCGCCCTCTGTTTGAAGCTGCCGGTGTTCGCTCGGGCCACATGGTCAGCCACAGGCTACGTGACACGTTTGCCGTTGACCTTTTACAGAAGGGAGTGCCCATGGAGGAAGTCAGTAAGCTGCTTGGGCACGAGTCAATCAAGACCACGGAGAAGCACTATGCGCGTTGGGTGAAGGGGCGGCAAGACCGATTGGACGCGCTAGTAACGGGGACTTGGGACGTGCCTACCTCGCGAAGAAAGAAATAG